A single genomic interval of Spirosoma linguale DSM 74 harbors:
- a CDS encoding glycosyl transferase group 1 (PFAM: glycosyl transferase group 1~KEGG: mpt:Mpe_A2727 glycosyltransferase-like protein) — protein MYISILGSIATNDLLTEAARQQLGSYPKGQPGAPLISNLINEYLSRGYKVLAITMDDQLSDDEPPFVYTDQLLTYVIVPKRKHTFRPNGRRPGRTADFFRFERNQMVAVLKQYKPDVVHAHWTYEYALAGLSYNPNTLITVHDNARIIFGYVRTLNRFFHLLLARYVFQRGRWFTAVSPYMAGTVQPWIAEPVAVVPNPVPMPKKNRDSTRSNVPVISMVVNGWDDRKNSRNALLAFKGIQQRHPNAVLWAFGTAFEPGEHADAFCREHQIPNVVLHGSTRYADVLDKVSQSTVLLHASLEESFGMVLAEAMSFGVPVVAGKDSGAVAWVVEDGGLLVDVTKVNEMVEAVDKLLSDPVLYKRCSANAVRVVQTRFPIEEVADQYVSLYKKHGIKPETAITKGKPRQQLSVDPAYKG, from the coding sequence ATGTACATCAGCATTCTGGGCTCTATTGCAACAAACGACCTGCTAACGGAAGCCGCCCGGCAACAACTCGGTTCGTACCCGAAAGGGCAGCCGGGTGCTCCGTTGATCAGTAATCTCATTAACGAATACCTGTCGCGGGGGTATAAGGTGCTGGCCATTACCATGGACGATCAGCTCTCAGACGATGAACCGCCGTTTGTGTATACAGACCAGTTGCTGACGTATGTTATTGTTCCGAAACGTAAACATACCTTCCGCCCCAACGGCAGGCGCCCCGGCCGCACCGCCGACTTCTTTCGCTTTGAGCGGAACCAGATGGTGGCTGTGCTGAAGCAGTACAAACCCGATGTGGTACATGCCCACTGGACGTACGAGTACGCGCTGGCCGGACTGTCGTACAACCCCAACACACTCATCACCGTACACGACAACGCCCGGATAATATTCGGCTATGTCCGTACGCTGAATCGCTTTTTTCATTTGCTGCTCGCCCGGTACGTGTTTCAGCGGGGACGCTGGTTTACGGCGGTATCGCCCTACATGGCCGGAACCGTACAGCCATGGATAGCCGAGCCGGTAGCTGTAGTGCCGAACCCGGTACCGATGCCCAAAAAAAACCGGGACTCAACCCGGTCGAACGTGCCTGTAATCAGCATGGTGGTGAACGGCTGGGACGACCGAAAAAACAGCAGGAATGCCCTACTGGCGTTTAAAGGTATTCAGCAGCGGCACCCAAATGCGGTCCTGTGGGCTTTTGGTACGGCTTTCGAACCCGGCGAACATGCCGACGCTTTCTGCCGGGAACATCAGATTCCCAATGTGGTACTGCATGGTTCAACGCGCTACGCAGACGTACTCGATAAAGTTTCCCAGAGTACCGTTCTGCTTCATGCCTCCCTCGAAGAGTCGTTTGGTATGGTACTGGCCGAAGCCATGAGCTTTGGCGTGCCCGTTGTGGCCGGGAAAGACAGCGGGGCGGTGGCTTGGGTGGTGGAAGATGGCGGCCTGCTGGTTGACGTCACGAAGGTAAATGAGATGGTGGAGGCCGTCGACAAACTTCTGTCCGACCCGGTACTCTACAAACGGTGCTCGGCCAATGCGGTCCGGGTGGTGCAAACGCGCTTCCCGATTGAGGAGGTCGCCGATCAGTACGTGTCGCTTTACAAAAAGCACGGCATCAAACCGGAAACAGCCATTACAAAGGGTAAGCCCCGTCAGCAACTGAGCGTTGATCCGGCTTACAAAGGGTAA
- a CDS encoding putative esterase (PFAM: putative esterase~KEGG: ccs:CCNA_00345 IroE protein) yields the protein MVHKVSLLFYFILFSLSLSGQVPQARQSLDKKPFVLGEIVDIPSRILNEKRVLNIYLPPGYNPKDTINYPVVYLLDGSADEDFIHVVGLYQFTAFEWINMTPKSIIVGIATVDRRRDFTLPTTIDSDKKRYPTTGHSDNFMQFLEQELVPYVEKNYKTSPSRTLIGQSLGGLLATEVLLKKPALFTQYIITSPSLWWDNGSLLNLSTSLLEHSGNRQTNVYIGVGKEGLTPTVIPRVMEVDANLLAEKIKNSKNKMVTVYFDYLPQEDHATIAHQAIYNALRLFSSKK from the coding sequence ATGGTTCATAAAGTAAGTCTGCTTTTCTATTTTATCCTTTTCAGTCTGTCCTTATCCGGGCAAGTGCCGCAGGCAAGACAATCTCTTGATAAAAAGCCGTTTGTCCTGGGCGAGATCGTTGACATACCTTCCCGCATTCTCAACGAAAAGAGAGTCTTAAACATTTATTTGCCTCCGGGCTACAACCCGAAAGACACGATCAACTACCCCGTCGTCTATTTGTTGGATGGCTCGGCAGACGAAGATTTTATTCATGTAGTGGGGCTGTATCAGTTTACGGCGTTCGAGTGGATCAATATGACCCCGAAGTCGATTATTGTTGGCATTGCCACGGTTGACCGACGACGTGATTTTACGTTGCCGACCACGATTGACTCGGACAAAAAACGATACCCGACCACTGGTCATTCGGATAACTTCATGCAGTTTCTGGAACAGGAACTGGTGCCCTATGTTGAAAAAAACTACAAAACCAGTCCATCCAGAACCCTGATCGGGCAGTCGTTAGGGGGCCTGCTGGCGACTGAAGTGTTATTGAAAAAACCTGCGCTCTTTACACAGTACATTATCACAAGCCCAAGTTTGTGGTGGGACAATGGCTCGTTGTTGAACCTTAGCACCAGCTTGTTAGAACACTCAGGAAACCGACAAACCAACGTTTACATTGGCGTTGGGAAGGAAGGTCTGACGCCAACGGTAATACCCCGTGTAATGGAAGTGGATGCCAATTTGCTGGCGGAAAAAATAAAGAACAGCAAAAACAAAATGGTAACGGTCTATTTCGATTACCTGCCTCAGGAAGACCACGCCACCATTGCCCACCAGGCAATCTACAATGCCCTGCGTTTGTTCAGTTCTAAAAAGTAA
- a CDS encoding glycosyl transferase group 1 (PFAM: glycosyl transferase group 1~KEGG: mca:MCA1432 glycosyl transferase, group 1 family protein) codes for MKKVLISAYSCIPDRGSEEGNGWFYSSLVSQQGYQVWCLTRDIGKAEIEQKLRQCDYPNLHFEFVTLPRWANKAGSLGLLGMYFHYLYWQWTALQSARKLARTHQFDLVHHVSYTSLQLGSYLYKLGLPFIYGPVGGGQEAPANMRHYFKSYWLKEKMRSWVSDLMLHFNPGCYQSVRRADYVLAWNEDTRRMIASMGRTQGVEKEFGGVGASFIPSKPIHRPAHDSLELVWVGRLMPRKALELSLHGMSKVDPRLPIHLTIVGDGEMGQYVPEYMAKYNLDKRVTWVGKVNYEQVKEYYRKADAFLFTSLRDTGPAQLMEAMGYSLPVVTLNLHGQAELVDDSTGIRVPVTTPEAVAQGLAEAITWMYDNEQKRIDMGFNAFQFAQRQRWELKVAHVVHRYYTALIGQAASVAMALNQE; via the coding sequence ATGAAAAAAGTACTTATCTCTGCCTACTCCTGCATTCCCGACCGAGGGTCGGAGGAGGGGAACGGCTGGTTCTACTCCTCGCTGGTCAGCCAGCAGGGGTATCAGGTCTGGTGCCTGACCAGAGACATTGGCAAAGCCGAAATCGAACAAAAACTACGACAGTGCGACTACCCTAACCTGCATTTTGAATTCGTCACGCTGCCCCGCTGGGCCAACAAAGCCGGTTCCTTAGGTTTGCTGGGCATGTATTTTCATTACCTCTACTGGCAATGGACCGCCTTGCAGTCAGCCCGAAAACTAGCTAGGACGCACCAGTTCGACTTGGTGCACCATGTGAGTTATACCAGTCTGCAACTCGGCAGCTACCTCTATAAACTCGGCCTGCCCTTTATCTACGGGCCGGTTGGTGGTGGTCAGGAGGCCCCTGCCAATATGCGCCACTATTTCAAATCATACTGGCTGAAAGAAAAGATGCGGTCGTGGGTAAGCGACCTTATGCTTCATTTCAATCCCGGCTGTTACCAGTCGGTTCGCCGGGCCGACTACGTGCTGGCCTGGAACGAAGACACCCGCCGGATGATTGCCTCGATGGGCCGAACCCAGGGTGTTGAGAAAGAATTCGGTGGTGTTGGAGCCAGCTTCATCCCCTCGAAACCCATCCACCGCCCGGCTCATGATTCTCTGGAACTGGTTTGGGTTGGGCGGCTGATGCCCCGTAAAGCACTTGAGCTTTCCCTGCACGGCATGAGCAAAGTGGACCCTCGGCTGCCCATTCATCTAACCATTGTCGGCGATGGCGAAATGGGGCAGTATGTCCCTGAATACATGGCGAAATACAACCTCGACAAACGGGTTACGTGGGTTGGTAAAGTCAATTATGAGCAGGTGAAGGAATACTACCGCAAGGCCGATGCCTTTCTGTTTACAAGCCTGCGCGACACTGGCCCCGCTCAGTTAATGGAGGCCATGGGTTACTCATTACCGGTGGTGACGCTGAATTTACACGGCCAGGCCGAACTGGTGGACGATTCGACGGGTATCCGGGTGCCCGTTACAACCCCCGAAGCCGTGGCGCAGGGGTTGGCCGAAGCAATTACCTGGATGTATGACAATGAACAGAAGCGGATTGATATGGGCTTCAATGCCTTTCAGTTTGCCCAACGACAACGGTGGGAGCTGAAAGTAGCCCACGTTGTTCACCGATACTATACCGCCCTGATAGGCCAGGCCGCCAGCGTGGCAATGGCCTTGAATCAGGAGTAA
- a CDS encoding transcriptional regulator, GntR family (PFAM: regulatory protein GntR HTH; UbiC transcription regulator-associated domain protein~SMART: regulatory protein GntR HTH~KEGG: bbr:BB1138 GntR family transcriptional regulator), which produces MEKKRATAPATPPKAKFIALSESIIEKIKTGELLPGDQIPSENELIKTFNISNTTARKTLLEIESKGWARRIKGKGTYVLNRTEDHHLLRTLGSIYATRRGFHDSLIAEGFTPRNIVLEKTILQDGISSEINGRHFIIEGPALKIHQLRYADELLIKDEVKYISLTLCPKINKIPTEVSYFKVYENNYHLKIDEVQQTLGVKILEPNTTNFDLSKPTPVFVLDSAVICTGDKVVEIEQSYYHGDKYKFAVIASPEHDYRPPSPITS; this is translated from the coding sequence ATGGAAAAGAAACGGGCAACTGCTCCAGCGACTCCCCCGAAAGCGAAGTTCATTGCGCTGAGCGAGAGCATTATTGAAAAAATAAAGACTGGCGAACTCCTGCCGGGCGACCAGATCCCCTCCGAAAATGAGCTTATAAAAACGTTCAATATCAGCAACACTACAGCCCGCAAGACGCTCCTCGAAATTGAATCCAAAGGCTGGGCACGACGAATAAAGGGCAAAGGAACGTATGTGTTAAACCGGACGGAGGATCACCATTTGCTCCGTACCCTCGGCTCTATCTACGCCACCCGGCGCGGTTTCCACGACAGCCTGATTGCCGAAGGGTTTACGCCCAGAAATATTGTGCTGGAGAAAACGATTTTACAGGACGGTATTTCGTCAGAAATCAATGGCCGTCATTTTATCATTGAAGGCCCTGCCCTGAAAATTCATCAGCTGCGCTACGCGGATGAACTGCTCATTAAAGACGAGGTCAAATACATTTCCCTGACGCTTTGCCCTAAAATCAACAAGATACCGACGGAGGTTTCCTATTTTAAAGTCTACGAAAACAACTATCACCTAAAAATCGACGAAGTTCAGCAGACGCTGGGCGTGAAAATTCTGGAACCCAACACCACTAATTTTGATCTCAGCAAGCCAACGCCCGTCTTCGTACTAGACAGCGCCGTTATCTGCACCGGCGATAAAGTCGTGGAAATAGAGCAGTCGTATTACCACGGCGACAAGTATAAATTTGCCGTTATTGCCAGCCCGGAACACGACTACCGCCCCCCCAGCCCGATTACTTCGTAA
- a CDS encoding putative lipase (KEGG: sml:Smlt0625 putative lipase): MTKIFLFFSLLTGLSFNAKAQSPSLADSATYLSDVKKELMVQWPKNRTINLVFHGHSVPAGYWHDHEVHTLESYPNLVLALLKKQYPYAVINVIVTAIGGENAIKGQTRFEQEVLVHKPDVLFIDYALNDRFSDIGNVKEAWSKMVEAALARNIKVILLTPSPDQRLTILDPANPLEPHVQQIHQLAKQYHVGLADPYSQFKRVAKGGELANYMSHVNHPNRAGHDLIASEIVKWFTK, from the coding sequence ATGACCAAGATTTTTTTATTCTTCAGCTTACTGACAGGCCTCTCCTTCAATGCGAAGGCCCAGTCGCCATCCCTCGCCGATTCGGCAACGTATCTATCTGACGTAAAAAAGGAACTGATGGTGCAATGGCCTAAAAACCGGACGATCAACCTGGTGTTTCATGGTCATTCGGTACCCGCGGGGTACTGGCACGATCATGAGGTGCATACGCTGGAATCGTACCCAAATCTGGTACTGGCCCTGCTGAAAAAGCAATACCCGTACGCGGTGATCAATGTGATCGTTACAGCCATTGGCGGAGAGAATGCTATTAAAGGGCAAACCCGTTTTGAGCAGGAGGTACTGGTGCATAAACCGGATGTGCTGTTCATCGACTATGCGTTAAACGACCGGTTTTCGGACATCGGCAACGTGAAAGAAGCCTGGTCGAAGATGGTGGAAGCGGCCCTGGCCCGAAACATAAAAGTCATTCTTCTGACGCCCTCGCCCGATCAGCGGCTGACTATTCTGGACCCGGCCAATCCGCTGGAGCCGCACGTTCAGCAAATTCATCAGCTGGCCAAGCAGTACCACGTGGGTTTGGCAGACCCGTACAGCCAGTTCAAGCGGGTGGCTAAAGGCGGAGAGCTGGCTAACTACATGTCGCACGTAAACCACCCGAACCGAGCTGGTCACGACCTGATCGCGAGCGAAATTGTGAAGTGGTTTACGAAGTAA
- a CDS encoding response regulator receiver protein (PFAM: response regulator receiver~SMART: response regulator receiver~KEGG: amc:MADE_01274 putative two-component response regulator): MAKLPGTRRRKVPRIPILVIEDNADHWLIIRSALSQCFPEVEPLWMNNTSQVINHLNTCVSTEKELPRLILTDLYLPRREDGFLLLESLKNHVVFRQLPVVVLSNSEDRKDIEQAYTFSIASYIVKPVSYHQWLNCFYTFRRYWLEAVTLPIHSY, translated from the coding sequence ATGGCTAAGCTACCTGGCACACGACGTCGCAAAGTACCCAGAATTCCTATTTTAGTCATAGAAGATAATGCAGACCATTGGCTCATTATTCGCTCTGCACTCTCTCAGTGCTTTCCGGAAGTAGAGCCTTTGTGGATGAATAATACATCTCAGGTAATTAACCATTTAAATACCTGTGTATCGACGGAGAAAGAGTTACCCAGGCTTATCCTTACAGATTTGTACCTGCCTCGCCGGGAAGATGGTTTCTTACTTTTGGAATCCCTAAAAAATCACGTTGTTTTTCGGCAGCTTCCCGTTGTTGTGCTAAGCAATTCTGAAGACCGAAAAGATATTGAGCAAGCCTACACATTTAGTATTGCCTCCTATATTGTCAAGCCGGTCAGTTATCATCAATGGTTAAACTGTTTTTATACATTCAGGCGCTACTGGCTTGAGGCAGTTACGTTGCCAATACATTCTTATTGA
- a CDS encoding cell surface receptor IPT/TIG domain protein (PFAM: cell surface receptor IPT/TIG domain protein~SMART: cell surface receptor IPT/TIG domain protein~KEGG: scl:sce0352 hypothetical protein), with amino-acid sequence MKHVKHILSALLLLLSLSLAFVACKKDPVDPDPQPAVTAITSIDPATAPVGSTISISGTNFSTDPASNTITIGGVTATVVSASPTKLVIVVPAGAANGPVSVTANGQTAQSAGTFTVAIPGLKPTKEVRGTTFANMTWKKDTIYVLRGQVYIPADYKLTIEPGTIIKGTGPEMDPSGNKYPGALIVERRAQLIAIGTPTQPIVFTSSKAAGQRAYGDWGGVVLIGKSPVNQSRTAAYPNGVRGTVEAYGEPFDNSGTLQYVRIEYAGATQPTTPASRLGGLTLIGVGANTVIDHVQVSYSGSDAFAWFGGTAKLKNLFAYRSFDDDWSADWGYVGNVQFGVSLRDVSTGDPSGSNSFEIDNYQSAETSDVTAVTAINGYTQTAPTFANFSSFAYSTAPTTGLYNAGIYLRRNTAVSIYNSLVYGFPVGIYLEGAAVGSQANITSGTLDLKGVVIANALTPVVGAGSNTPEQATAYFTGAGRSNQIVATSDVATLLLNSNNLTLSSPAFVLQTGSPLLTGAVTGSKLADSFFTPVTYRGAFGTENWVSGWTNVNPQATDYDR; translated from the coding sequence ATGAAACATGTAAAACACATTTTGTCCGCACTGCTCCTGTTGCTGAGCCTGTCACTGGCCTTTGTGGCCTGTAAAAAAGACCCCGTCGACCCCGACCCGCAACCCGCCGTTACGGCCATCACCTCCATCGACCCGGCTACGGCTCCGGTGGGCAGCACTATTTCCATTTCCGGAACAAACTTCAGCACCGATCCGGCCAGCAACACCATTACCATTGGGGGCGTTACGGCCACGGTGGTGTCGGCTTCGCCAACGAAACTGGTTATCGTGGTGCCAGCAGGAGCTGCTAACGGTCCCGTTTCGGTAACGGCCAATGGCCAGACGGCCCAGAGCGCCGGGACGTTTACCGTTGCTATTCCGGGTCTGAAACCCACGAAAGAGGTACGGGGAACAACGTTTGCTAATATGACCTGGAAAAAAGATACGATCTACGTGCTTCGGGGCCAAGTCTACATTCCGGCCGATTACAAGCTGACGATTGAGCCGGGCACAATCATTAAGGGAACAGGCCCCGAAATGGACCCCAGCGGCAACAAGTACCCCGGTGCGCTGATTGTTGAGCGCCGGGCGCAGTTAATTGCCATCGGCACACCTACGCAGCCCATCGTGTTTACCTCATCCAAAGCAGCCGGGCAGCGTGCTTACGGCGACTGGGGTGGCGTTGTTTTGATCGGGAAATCGCCGGTCAATCAATCACGCACAGCCGCTTACCCGAACGGCGTTCGGGGTACGGTCGAAGCGTACGGAGAACCCTTCGACAACTCGGGAACGCTGCAATATGTACGCATCGAGTATGCCGGAGCTACACAGCCAACCACGCCTGCCAGCCGACTCGGTGGTCTGACGTTGATCGGCGTTGGTGCCAATACCGTTATCGACCATGTGCAGGTATCGTACAGTGGCAGTGATGCGTTTGCGTGGTTTGGCGGGACTGCCAAACTAAAAAACTTGTTTGCATACCGCTCGTTCGACGACGACTGGAGCGCCGACTGGGGCTATGTGGGCAACGTACAATTTGGCGTGTCGCTTCGAGACGTGAGCACTGGCGACCCATCGGGCTCCAACAGCTTTGAAATCGACAATTATCAATCGGCCGAAACCAGCGATGTAACGGCGGTAACGGCCATCAATGGCTATACGCAAACAGCACCGACCTTCGCTAATTTCAGCAGCTTTGCTTACAGCACCGCCCCTACCACCGGATTATACAATGCGGGTATTTACCTGCGCCGGAACACGGCTGTTTCCATTTACAACTCGCTGGTATATGGCTTTCCGGTGGGCATTTATCTGGAAGGAGCCGCTGTTGGGTCACAGGCCAATATCACGAGCGGAACGCTGGATCTGAAAGGCGTCGTTATTGCCAATGCGTTAACCCCAGTAGTAGGTGCCGGATCGAATACCCCCGAGCAGGCCACAGCCTATTTCACAGGAGCAGGACGTTCCAACCAGATTGTGGCTACCTCCGATGTAGCCACGCTACTGCTTAATTCCAATAACCTAACCCTTAGCTCACCGGCCTTCGTGTTACAGACTGGCTCCCCCCTCCTGACGGGTGCCGTAACGGGTAGTAAGCTGGCCGATTCGTTCTTTACGCCGGTAACGTATCGGGGAGCTTTTGGTACGGAAAATTGGGTTTCGGGCTGGACGAATGTCAATCCGCAAGCCACCGATTACGACCGATAG
- a CDS encoding response regulator receiver protein (KEGG: gbm:Gbem_0149 response regulator receiver protein), giving the protein MSVIKPALEHPNLITHLLGANNYCWIYYRNGDKKLLAKPISYLQDELPGFIRTHKSVLINPIYARTLTAPPRQKMAGEIQLESGLTFPVSRRRWNEVAGALDHRLAPDGDKVSSAVSFVASPAKATPSESVSQKTILLITDDLPCLSPVARVIARGWPQYQLQTFEQSNHLPDHLASVSAEELPTVILLDARTTTVERLQTLQRLKGNPYLCRLPVILFVAPTDTLVSDGYKRQANSVISLQDDHLTFVQTIERVCRFWLQTASLPTLTKQVLTNP; this is encoded by the coding sequence ATGAGCGTTATAAAACCGGCCCTTGAACACCCAAACCTTATTACTCACTTATTAGGAGCGAATAATTACTGCTGGATTTATTACCGTAACGGCGACAAAAAACTGTTAGCAAAACCGATCAGCTATTTACAGGATGAGTTACCCGGCTTCATCCGGACGCACAAGAGTGTGCTGATCAATCCGATTTATGCCCGGACACTAACCGCTCCCCCCCGCCAGAAAATGGCCGGCGAAATTCAGCTTGAGAGTGGACTCACGTTTCCGGTGAGCCGCCGACGCTGGAACGAAGTGGCGGGAGCGCTGGACCATCGTCTGGCACCCGATGGTGACAAAGTAAGCTCGGCTGTCTCCTTCGTGGCCAGTCCGGCAAAAGCCACCCCTTCGGAAAGCGTTTCCCAAAAAACGATTTTGCTGATAACGGATGATCTCCCCTGTCTCTCTCCGGTGGCCAGGGTGATTGCCAGGGGCTGGCCTCAGTATCAATTGCAGACATTTGAGCAAAGCAACCACCTGCCCGATCATCTGGCCAGCGTTTCTGCCGAGGAGTTACCAACCGTAATTTTGCTGGATGCCCGCACAACGACCGTAGAACGCCTGCAGACGTTACAACGGCTCAAAGGCAATCCTTATTTGTGTCGGCTACCCGTCATTTTGTTTGTCGCGCCCACTGATACGCTGGTGAGCGACGGCTATAAACGACAGGCAAACTCCGTCATCTCTTTACAGGATGACCATTTAACATTCGTGCAAACGATTGAGCGCGTTTGCCGCTTCTGGCTACAGACAGCCTCACTACCCACGCTAACTAAACAAGTCCTGACCAACCCGTAA
- a CDS encoding hypothetical protein (KEGG: sed:SeD_A1703 putative inner membrane protein), whose translation MNQRRKQIILLSIALLLIFSISLIVSLFFKEKWLWMDEVLSYILISDPSVVHMNDALVSNMDQNPPVFPNLYWFIGHAISQNPQFLRAVSVLLFSGTLAVFYRYTTELVGTPVRNFLLISLIVAFTYLNLTLSTQIRGYSLFLLISLGYFMVLHQLIASPDRVQLLIAFFILGLFIVFTHSFGLFYAAASGAFFAGLFIWSRNKRYAYVVLGHVLILVIWLLLWYPNFAIQTEAGKPHSWIPVPTFFSFFTIVGELAPSLSASLERKSVFQILPILRFVLVVGLWAYIALPRLRTTRFQFLVPDKAFTFYLLAGFLYLIPVSIALVVSLFFRSVFISRYLWPSHLLVVYQLVYAVYFFLDRRPLQPGRVAVRVKFLPLYMLALAGFIFYQNRKVNVFPSGVLSYLPQLNKQYPVFVETADYFLPIWFHDKTTKVRYLLDWDTARQPSNILSATVEHKVLKSVREKYQVHDIIPSRNFTRSVVPHFYVIDESSNYQIEHFIETGRVQVIRELPIALEGHRILECTLRS comes from the coding sequence GTGAATCAGCGCAGGAAACAGATCATTTTATTGAGCATAGCCTTATTGCTTATCTTCTCGATCAGCCTGATCGTCTCGTTGTTTTTCAAGGAGAAATGGCTGTGGATGGATGAGGTGCTGAGCTATATCCTGATCTCAGACCCGTCTGTCGTGCATATGAATGATGCGCTGGTGAGTAACATGGACCAGAATCCGCCCGTTTTCCCAAATCTGTACTGGTTTATCGGACACGCCATCAGCCAGAACCCGCAGTTTTTACGGGCAGTTTCGGTACTGCTCTTTTCCGGTACGCTTGCCGTGTTTTACCGCTACACAACGGAGCTTGTTGGCACACCGGTCAGAAACTTCCTGCTCATCAGTCTTATCGTTGCGTTCACGTACCTGAATCTGACGCTGTCGACCCAGATTCGCGGCTATTCGCTTTTTCTGCTTATCAGCCTCGGTTATTTTATGGTGTTGCACCAGCTCATTGCCTCCCCCGACCGGGTGCAGTTGCTGATTGCCTTTTTCATACTAGGTCTGTTCATTGTGTTCACCCACAGTTTCGGCCTGTTTTACGCAGCGGCATCTGGTGCTTTTTTTGCCGGTTTATTCATCTGGTCCAGGAACAAACGGTACGCTTATGTGGTACTGGGCCATGTGCTGATCCTGGTCATCTGGCTCCTGCTCTGGTATCCCAACTTTGCCATTCAAACCGAAGCGGGCAAGCCCCATTCGTGGATTCCGGTGCCCACGTTTTTCTCATTTTTTACGATTGTGGGCGAACTGGCTCCGTCACTTTCGGCCTCGCTCGAACGGAAATCTGTCTTTCAGATTTTGCCCATTCTGCGGTTCGTACTCGTTGTGGGGCTGTGGGCGTACATCGCCCTGCCGCGTTTGCGAACCACCCGGTTTCAGTTTCTTGTGCCGGACAAAGCGTTTACGTTTTACCTGTTGGCGGGCTTTCTGTACCTGATTCCAGTAAGCATCGCACTGGTCGTGTCCCTGTTTTTCAGGTCGGTGTTCATCAGCCGGTACTTATGGCCGAGTCATTTGCTGGTCGTATATCAGCTGGTGTATGCGGTTTACTTTTTTCTGGATCGTCGGCCGTTACAGCCGGGTCGTGTTGCGGTCCGGGTGAAGTTTCTACCCCTGTATATGCTCGCGCTGGCGGGATTTATCTTCTACCAGAACCGAAAAGTGAATGTCTTTCCCAGTGGGGTGCTGAGCTACCTGCCGCAGTTGAATAAACAATACCCCGTATTTGTCGAAACCGCCGATTATTTTCTGCCCATCTGGTTCCACGACAAAACAACGAAGGTTCGATACCTGCTGGACTGGGATACAGCCAGGCAGCCAAGTAATATCCTGAGCGCTACCGTGGAGCACAAGGTGCTGAAATCGGTACGGGAAAAGTATCAGGTCCATGACATCATCCCAAGCCGGAATTTCACCCGGTCGGTGGTGCCGCACTTCTACGTGATCGATGAGAGCAGCAATTATCAGATCGAGCATTTCATCGAAACCGGCCGGGTTCAGGTCATCCGCGAATTACCCATTGCCCTCGAAGGCCACCGCATTTTAGAATGTACGCTTCGGTCCTAA